A window of Microcystis aeruginosa FD4 contains these coding sequences:
- a CDS encoding DUF4351 domain-containing protein, producing MNTETNTSFDSPWKDIVETYLPEFFAFFFPNAYTAIDWERGFDFLDQELRQVVRDAELGKRFVDKLVKVYLKDGEETWILIHLEIQSQYESQFAERIYVYHYRIFDKYRRRVASFIVLGDENSNWRPSEFGYEIFGCQVNFSFPVVKLLDLGQDWEALVNNRNPFATVVMAHLKAHQTRNNRQERLEWKLSLTRRLYQQGYQRQDVINLFRFIDWLMSLPKNLEQEFWREIRQWEEETRMPYITSVERLGIEQGIEQGMQREGANLVLRLLNRRFGQVTTSVEKQVRQLSVEQLEDLGEALLDFENEADLLHWLSQNHD from the coding sequence ATGAATACTGAAACCAACACATCTTTCGACAGTCCCTGGAAAGATATTGTCGAAACTTATCTACCCGAATTTTTCGCCTTCTTCTTCCCCAATGCTTACACAGCTATTGACTGGGAAAGAGGTTTTGATTTTCTTGACCAAGAACTTAGACAAGTTGTCAGGGATGCCGAATTAGGTAAACGTTTTGTCGATAAATTAGTCAAAGTTTATCTCAAAGATGGGGAAGAAACTTGGATACTTATTCACCTAGAAATCCAGAGCCAGTATGAGTCACAATTTGCCGAAAGAATCTATGTTTATCACTATAGAATCTTTGACAAATATCGACGCAGAGTCGCTAGTTTTATCGTCTTAGGAGATGAGAATAGCAATTGGCGACCCTCTGAATTTGGCTATGAAATCTTCGGCTGTCAAGTTAATTTTTCCTTTCCCGTCGTAAAATTGTTAGACTTAGGACAAGATTGGGAAGCCTTAGTCAATAACCGTAACCCCTTTGCTACCGTCGTCATGGCGCATTTAAAAGCGCATCAGACGCGGAATAACAGACAGGAAAGACTGGAATGGAAATTGTCACTGACAAGGAGGTTATACCAACAAGGCTACCAAAGGCAAGATGTCATCAACCTGTTCAGGTTTATTGATTGGCTGATGAGTTTGCCAAAAAACTTAGAACAAGAATTCTGGCGGGAAATCCGTCAATGGGAGGAGGAAACGAGGATGCCTTATATTACTAGCGTGGAAAGATTGGGAATTGAACAGGGAATTGAACAGGGAATGCAGCGAGAGGGAGCTAACTTGGTATTACGCTTACTAAACCGCCGTTTCGGTCAAGTTACAACCAGTGTCGAGAAACAGGTCCGTCAATTATCTGTTGAGCAATTGGAAGACTTGGGAGAAGCTCTCCTGGACTTTGAAAATGAGGCAGATTTGCTCCACTGGCTGTCCCAAAACCATGACTGA